The Fundidesulfovibrio terrae genomic sequence CCGAAAGCGCCCGGCGGCGACGACATCGCGTTCGTTACGAAGCTGTGCGAGCAGCGGGTGCTGGCCGTGCCCGGCACGGGATTCGGCATGCCGGGGTATTTCCGCCTGACCTTCTGCGTGGACAAGACGGTGATCGAGAACGCGGCCGAAGGGTTCGCGCGGGCCAACATCGGGATGGAGAAAGAGTAGGGCGTCCGCCTCCCCGGCTCGCGTGTGGGCGGCTCTCGTTTTTCTTGACACGCAATCCCGGCTGCGTTAGCCGAGAGGGCTTATTTTTTCTCGGGACAAGAAGGAAACATGTTCGAAAGCCTGCAAGACCGCTTAGAGTCGGTATTCAAGAAGATACGCGGCCACGCCCGCCTGGATGAAGACAACATCCAGGAGGCCCTGCGCGAGGTGCGCCTCGCCCTGCTCGAGGCCGACGTCAACTTCAAGGTGGTCAAGGCGTTCACCGAGCGCGTGCGCGAACGCGCCATGGGCCAGGACGTGATCAAGTCCCTGACGCCCGGCCAGATGGTGGTGAAGATCGTCCACGAGGAGATACTCGCCCTGCTCGGCGGCGAGGCCCAAACCGTGGACTTCCGCCAGAAGCCGCTCATCATCATGATGGTGGGCCTGCAGGGCTCGGGCAAGACCACCACCACGTCCAAGCTGGCCCTGTGGCTTCGGCGCAACCACAAGCGCAAGCCCTACCTGGTGCCCGCCGACGTGTACCGCCCGGCGGCCATCGACCAGCTGCACAAGCTGGCCTCGCAGCTGGACCTCCCGGCCTATCCGTCCACCACGGACATGAACCCCGTGGACATCTGCCGCAACGCGGTGGAAAAGGCCGCCCAGGAAGGCCACGACGTCATCATCCTGGACACCGCGGGCCGCCTGCACATCGATGAGCCCCTCATGGAGGAGCTCAAGGCCATCAAGACCGCCGTGGGCCCCCACGAGATCCTCTTCGTGGCCGACGCCATGACCGGCCAGGACGCCGTCACCGTTGCGGGCAGCTTCAACGAGCGCCTGGACATCAGCGGCGTGGTGCTCACCAAGATGGACGGCGACGCCCGTGGCGGCGCGGCCCTCTCCATCAAGGAAGTGACCGGCAAGC encodes the following:
- the ffh gene encoding signal recognition particle protein yields the protein MFESLQDRLESVFKKIRGHARLDEDNIQEALREVRLALLEADVNFKVVKAFTERVRERAMGQDVIKSLTPGQMVVKIVHEEILALLGGEAQTVDFRQKPLIIMMVGLQGSGKTTTTSKLALWLRRNHKRKPYLVPADVYRPAAIDQLHKLASQLDLPAYPSTTDMNPVDICRNAVEKAAQEGHDVIILDTAGRLHIDEPLMEELKAIKTAVGPHEILFVADAMTGQDAVTVAGSFNERLDISGVVLTKMDGDARGGAALSIKEVTGKPIKFVGVGEKASDLEIFHPDRAASRILGMGDILSLIEKAQEEFDAGEAAEMERKLRQAQFTLDDFRTQMRRVKKLGSLESILKMIPGMGKITKQLGEVQMPEKEMARLEAIIGSMTQKERVEPKIINQSRKERIAKGSGVQVGDVTALLKNFEQMRMMMQRMMGGGKMPAMPGRMPGAMPGMPGMAGMAKAMSGKGSPTKKKKDKDKRRKKKKR